Proteins from one Chroococcidiopsis sp. CCMEE 29 genomic window:
- a CDS encoding efflux RND transporter periplasmic adaptor subunit: MTTHIELPIIGKVKHPSRWLIGLMAAGVVVIGSTTYFVVNRATPRLDIAALTVPATSKNVTLRIKASGKVVPVQTVNLSPKTSGLLVELLVEQGDRVEQGQIIARMDNADLQAQLIQARANLTKAEAQLAQARAGNRPEEISQARSRLAQAEAQLAQARAGNRPEEIEQARAQVEAAQAKVNLTSSRVQRNRELSQQGAISQDKLDEVVADDSSAKASLKEAQRRVSLLENGTRSEEITQRQAAVAEARQALRQLEKGSRPEEIAASEASVAAAAGELKAVQVKLEDTIIRAPFSGVITQKYATEGAFVTPTTSASSTASATSSSIVAIARGLEVLAQVPEVDIGQIKQGQQVEIVADSFPDQVFKGRVRLISPEAVVEQNVTSFQVRIALVTGQNELRSGMNVDLTVLGEAVQDALLVPTAAIVTDRQGQTGVLIPNQQNEAEFRPVKIGSAVQDQTQIVSGLTKGDRVFLSPPANYKLNQSNER, from the coding sequence ATGACCACACACATAGAACTCCCTATAATTGGCAAAGTCAAGCATCCTTCTCGATGGTTAATTGGGCTAATGGCGGCTGGTGTTGTGGTCATTGGCTCTACAACTTACTTCGTAGTCAATCGGGCTACGCCCAGGTTAGATATTGCGGCACTGACCGTGCCTGCTACATCGAAAAATGTCACCTTGCGAATTAAGGCGAGTGGCAAGGTTGTACCAGTTCAAACCGTTAATCTTAGCCCCAAAACATCTGGACTGCTAGTGGAGTTACTAGTAGAGCAGGGAGACAGGGTGGAGCAAGGGCAAATTATTGCTCGCATGGATAATGCAGATCTACAAGCGCAACTGATCCAAGCCCGTGCTAATCTGACCAAAGCCGAAGCGCAGCTAGCCCAAGCTCGTGCCGGAAACCGTCCAGAAGAAATTAGCCAAGCCAGATCCCGTCTGGCGCAAGCTGAAGCGCAGCTAGCCCAAGCTCGTGCTGGAAACCGCCCAGAAGAAATTGAACAAGCCAGAGCCCAAGTCGAGGCGGCTCAGGCAAAAGTAAACTTGACGAGTAGCCGCGTCCAACGCAATCGGGAATTGTCCCAGCAGGGAGCTATTTCTCAAGACAAACTCGATGAAGTCGTAGCAGATGACAGCAGTGCCAAAGCCAGCTTAAAAGAAGCGCAACGGCGGGTATCTTTGTTGGAGAATGGCACTCGTTCTGAGGAAATTACTCAGCGGCAAGCGGCAGTAGCAGAAGCACGGCAAGCTCTGCGGCAGTTGGAAAAAGGCAGCCGACCCGAGGAAATTGCTGCCTCTGAAGCATCTGTTGCCGCTGCTGCTGGTGAGCTGAAGGCAGTACAAGTTAAGCTTGAAGACACAATTATCCGCGCTCCCTTTTCTGGTGTGATTACCCAGAAATATGCCACCGAAGGAGCTTTTGTCACACCGACGACTTCGGCTTCCAGTACAGCATCAGCTACCTCAAGTTCGATTGTGGCGATCGCCAGAGGTTTAGAGGTATTGGCTCAAGTCCCAGAAGTTGATATTGGACAAATTAAACAGGGGCAGCAGGTGGAAATTGTCGCTGATTCATTTCCCGACCAAGTTTTTAAAGGTCGCGTGCGCTTGATTTCTCCAGAAGCTGTGGTAGAACAAAATGTCACATCCTTCCAGGTGCGGATTGCTCTCGTTACAGGTCAAAACGAATTGCGTTCTGGGATGAACGTTGACCTAACGGTTTTGGGTGAAGCAGTGCAAGATGCTCTATTGGTGCCAACCGCAGCAATTGTCACTGATCGGCAAGGACAAACGGGTGTATTGATACCGAATCAACAGAATGAAGCCGAGTTTCGCCCAGTCAAAATTGGTTCGGCTGTCCAAGATCAAACTCAAATTGTGTCGGGTTTGACCAAAGGCGATCGCGTGTTTCTTTCTCCGCCTGCAAACTACAAACTGAATCAATCCAACGAAAGATAA
- a CDS encoding tetratricopeptide repeat protein: MSFLLVFGLWGAASPALGQALVPYTPQLDATQLEQQGLSLAQEAAQLAQFQQFEMALPRARLATQLAPKSYQSWFLLGGLYLQTNKLNESIAALQKARALEPKNASILFALGSAHFQQEKYDAAAQNIQAGLQLKPNDPEGLFDLGNAYYKLGRLPDAIAQYNKAVAGEKKFWPAINNIGLIKYEQGDIAAAMKQWQAALAIEKQAAEPQLAMAVALYTRGERERGLKMGEAALRIDSRYGDLEFLEQNLWGNRLLADTKKFLETPRIQATLQERQNQPTPMQVVPQ, translated from the coding sequence CTGTCTTTCCTTCTTGTCTTTGGTCTGTGGGGTGCGGCTTCACCCGCACTGGGGCAGGCTCTTGTACCCTACACACCGCAACTAGATGCAACTCAGCTAGAGCAACAAGGGTTGAGTCTGGCACAGGAAGCAGCTCAGTTGGCACAATTCCAACAATTTGAAATGGCTTTACCGCGGGCGCGGCTGGCAACTCAATTGGCTCCTAAAAGTTATCAGTCATGGTTTCTTTTAGGGGGTTTATATTTGCAAACGAATAAGTTGAACGAGTCGATCGCAGCTTTGCAAAAGGCTAGAGCGCTAGAACCCAAAAACGCCTCAATTTTGTTCGCTTTGGGGTCGGCACACTTTCAACAAGAAAAATATGACGCGGCAGCTCAAAATATCCAAGCTGGTTTGCAGTTAAAACCCAATGATCCAGAAGGGTTGTTTGATTTAGGTAATGCTTACTACAAACTGGGTCGGCTACCAGATGCGATCGCTCAGTACAACAAAGCAGTCGCTGGGGAGAAAAAATTCTGGCCTGCTATTAACAACATCGGTCTGATCAAATACGAACAGGGCGATATCGCAGCAGCAATGAAGCAGTGGCAGGCAGCGCTGGCGATCGAGAAGCAGGCAGCGGAACCGCAACTTGCAATGGCAGTTGCGCTCTACACCAGAGGTGAGCGCGAACGCGGGTTAAAAATGGGAGAAGCCGCCCTGCGCATAGATAGCCGCTATGGCGATTTAGAGTTCCTCGAACAAAATCTCTGGGGCAATCGTCTACTCGCCGATACGAAAAAGTTCTTGGAAACACCGCGGATTCAAGCCACTTTACAAGAGCGCCAAAACCAACCAACTCCAATGCAGGTAGTACCGCAGTAA
- a CDS encoding ABC transporter permease — translation MNLLESVKMSVTTLLANKLRSSLTMLGIVIGNASVIAMIGVGEGAQKFVAKELESLGPNVLFVLPGNRETQRITFDMPKTLILEDAEAVATQVPTVVGVAPEVNSREVVTYRNRNTSINIIGTNSNFLPVRDFQTAKGRFLSDIDTRRSNQVTVLGADLAERLFGNVDPVGEQMRIKNATYQVIGVLEPKGSNLGTDYDDAAFVPVTTMANRIVGRTSPYGIPLTYLVISAKNTESVDAAEFQIRNLLRLRHQLTGEDDFTIRSQKDALETVGRITGALTIMLGAIASISLFVGGIGIMNIMLVSVTERTQEIGLRKAIGATQQDILLQFIIEAVILSAVGGLLGTGLGVSGILLVGALSPLEAGISPVAIAVAVGVSGGIGLFFGVVPARRAAQLDPIVALRSA, via the coding sequence ATGAATCTGTTAGAGAGCGTCAAGATGTCAGTTACTACGCTGTTAGCAAACAAGTTGCGTAGTAGCCTTACGATGTTAGGCATTGTCATTGGCAACGCCTCGGTAATTGCCATGATCGGCGTTGGAGAAGGGGCACAAAAGTTTGTTGCCAAAGAACTCGAGTCGCTAGGACCAAATGTGCTGTTTGTGCTTCCCGGCAATCGTGAAACTCAGCGCATCACCTTTGATATGCCGAAAACGTTGATATTAGAAGATGCGGAGGCGGTCGCCACCCAAGTGCCAACAGTCGTGGGAGTTGCTCCAGAGGTCAACAGTAGAGAAGTCGTTACTTACCGCAACAGAAATACCAGCATTAATATAATTGGTACGAACTCCAATTTTCTGCCAGTGCGAGACTTTCAAACTGCCAAGGGTCGTTTTTTGAGTGACATCGACACCAGGCGGAGTAACCAAGTCACCGTTTTAGGTGCAGATCTGGCAGAACGACTATTTGGTAATGTTGACCCGGTAGGTGAGCAGATGCGAATCAAAAATGCCACCTATCAAGTAATTGGGGTACTGGAACCTAAAGGCTCAAACTTAGGCACTGATTATGACGATGCTGCGTTTGTTCCAGTAACTACCATGGCAAACCGGATTGTCGGGCGAACGTCTCCCTATGGCATCCCCTTAACGTACCTCGTCATCTCTGCTAAAAATACAGAGAGTGTGGACGCAGCAGAGTTTCAAATTAGAAATTTACTACGACTGCGACATCAACTCACTGGAGAAGATGACTTTACCATCCGCAGCCAGAAGGATGCACTGGAGACCGTAGGCAGAATTACGGGGGCGCTGACGATTATGCTAGGGGCGATCGCCTCAATTTCCCTTTTCGTTGGTGGCATTGGCATCATGAATATCATGCTTGTCTCCGTAACCGAGCGTACCCAAGAAATTGGACTACGCAAGGCAATTGGGGCAACCCAACAAGACATCCTACTTCAGTTCATCATTGAAGCAGTGATTCTTTCAGCCGTTGGCGGCTTACTGGGAACTGGCTTGGGCGTTAGTGGCATCTTACTAGTAGGAGCGCTGTCTCCGTTAGAGGCGGGAATTTCACCCGTAGCGATCGCCGTAGCAGTAGGTGTATCTGGTGGGATTGGTCTATTTTTTGGTGTTGTGCCAGCTCGTCGTGCTGCCCAATTAGACCCAATTGTGGCACTTAGGAGCGCTTAA
- a CDS encoding RNA polymerase sigma factor, RpoD/SigA family has protein sequence MDDLVHIYLREIGRVPLLSHEQEIVYSKQIQQMINLLEAKKYLAEKIRREPTLQEWATQVKLSEVKLNETLRQGQYAKQKMVEGNLRLVVMVAKQYQKRHLEFLDLLQEGNIGLHRAVERFDPTRGYKFSSYAYWWIRQAITRAIADKGRTIRLPMHVIEKLHKIKNAQYQLWQQLGRAPTVSELAAKLELTSTQVRECLERVRLPLSLNLRVGDNQDTELSELLENMAATPEDVVVESSLSNDLERLISELTPQQQEVLALRFGLRDGQGLTLAKIGARLNISRERVRQVEHQALKQLRRNEAMLQDYFIGSH, from the coding sequence ATGGATGATTTAGTACACATCTATTTACGTGAAATCGGTCGGGTGCCCCTGCTGAGCCACGAGCAAGAGATTGTTTACAGCAAGCAGATACAGCAGATGATAAACCTGCTGGAAGCCAAGAAATATTTGGCAGAGAAAATCCGCCGCGAGCCAACTCTACAGGAGTGGGCGACGCAAGTCAAACTGTCTGAAGTCAAGTTGAATGAAACCTTGCGGCAAGGGCAATATGCTAAGCAAAAGATGGTGGAGGGGAATCTGCGGCTAGTGGTTATGGTTGCCAAGCAGTACCAAAAACGCCATCTCGAATTTCTGGATTTGCTGCAAGAGGGGAACATTGGTTTACATCGGGCAGTAGAGAGATTTGATCCAACACGGGGCTACAAATTTTCTAGCTATGCCTACTGGTGGATTCGTCAAGCCATTACCCGCGCGATCGCCGACAAAGGTCGAACAATCCGGTTACCGATGCATGTAATTGAAAAGCTGCACAAAATCAAAAATGCACAGTACCAACTATGGCAACAGCTAGGACGCGCCCCTACAGTTTCCGAGTTAGCGGCAAAGCTGGAATTGACTTCCACTCAGGTACGAGAATGCTTGGAGCGAGTGCGCCTGCCACTATCCTTAAATTTGCGCGTGGGAGATAACCAAGATACCGAACTATCAGAATTACTGGAAAACATGGCTGCAACTCCAGAAGATGTGGTTGTGGAGTCATCTTTATCTAATGACTTAGAGCGATTGATATCAGAGTTAACCCCTCAGCAGCAAGAGGTGTTAGCCCTGCGATTTGGTCTAAGAGATGGGCAAGGACTGACCCTGGCTAAAATAGGAGCTCGCCTCAACATCAGCCGTGAAAGGGTAAGACAGGTTGAGCATCAAGCGCTCAAGCAGCTACGCCGAAACGAAGCGATGCTACAGGATTACTTCATAGGCAGCCATTAG
- a CDS encoding sulfurtransferase has product MTHSQPLISAAWLYEHLEDPQVAIADCRFSLAEPELGSQQYQASHIPRAYYLDLNQDLSSPVGKHGGRHPLPNPDELTDKLSAMGINSQTLVVAYDDSRFAFAARLWWLLRWMGHERVAVLDGGFKGWVWAGYPVTDVIPQPQMAQFFPQLQPSMVVDRAAVKARKDLAEVALVDSRESDRYRGERETIDLIAGHIPGAVNYPWQEVANAQGYLDEAKQRRRWENLDRCEEIIVYCGSGVTACVNLLSLEMAGVNTGKLYAGSWSDWISW; this is encoded by the coding sequence ATGACCCACTCCCAACCCCTAATCTCCGCCGCATGGCTTTACGAACACCTCGAAGATCCGCAGGTGGCGATCGCTGATTGTCGCTTTTCTTTAGCAGAACCAGAACTAGGTAGTCAGCAGTACCAAGCAAGTCATATCCCAAGAGCCTACTACCTGGATTTAAATCAGGATCTTTCCAGTCCGGTCGGAAAACACGGGGGACGACATCCCTTACCCAACCCAGATGAATTGACCGACAAGTTATCCGCTATGGGGATAAACTCCCAAACGCTGGTCGTTGCTTATGATGATTCACGTTTTGCCTTTGCTGCTCGTCTGTGGTGGCTACTACGGTGGATGGGACATGAGCGAGTTGCCGTATTAGATGGGGGCTTCAAGGGCTGGGTTTGGGCTGGTTATCCCGTTACCGATGTAATTCCCCAGCCCCAGATGGCTCAATTTTTTCCGCAGCTGCAACCCTCAATGGTAGTGGATAGAGCGGCAGTGAAAGCTCGCAAAGACTTAGCAGAGGTGGCGTTAGTGGATTCACGGGAGAGCGATCGCTACCGAGGTGAGCGAGAAACAATTGATCTGATTGCTGGCCATATCCCTGGCGCAGTTAACTACCCTTGGCAGGAGGTTGCTAATGCCCAAGGCTACCTAGATGAAGCTAAACAACGTCGTCGCTGGGAAAACCTGGACAGGTGTGAGGAAATAATCGTTTATTGCGGTTCTGGCGTTACCGCCTGCGTCAATTTACTATCTTTAGAAATGGCTGGGGTTAACACAGGTAAGCTTTATGCCGGTAGCTGGAGTGACTGGATTTCTTGGTGA
- a CDS encoding DUF3352 domain-containing protein, which yields MLEKNKPSLLLTLGAAGLLVVGGATAYWLLLQQNRLLGNMPVGVNFIPQDALIAISVSTESAQWQQLQEFGTKQTQAELNKSLTQLRDRFLTANGYNYQQDIQPWIGKEVTIAFLSPQSDTSTPNSTPNPPATTAARQQSMVMVLPIENQAAAKQLLAKPKPLKQGKWIDRNYQGIQIKETQGLPAQNYSAAVLDQRFLLVTDNPQATERAIDTYKGGASLAQTAGYTQALEKIAAPQRFAQLYVNVPAAARVAAVNPARSFSPKGLAQLQDNQGLAATINLEPEGIRFKSISWLKPNSERVHVVENKAGKMQSRLPSETLMMVSGGNLQRLWQDYSRGAQSNPLAPIRPEELRGGIKSLTGLDLEQDLLSWMDGEFSLAVIPAAPKTGTPENFALSLVLMVQADDRAKAEKSFQQLDQVMNRQYQFQIQKTQVGSQPVVNWIAPFGTLTATHGWLDGNVAFLALGAPVAERIIPNPTSTLASTEQFQKTVPSELSPNNGQFFLNVEPTVKALPLPQFFSGQQLLFDATRSIGVTSAVSDNRSIRYDIFFSLKKAGK from the coding sequence ATGCTTGAAAAAAATAAACCTTCCCTTCTGCTCACTTTAGGAGCTGCTGGCTTGCTGGTTGTCGGGGGAGCTACCGCCTACTGGCTGCTGCTCCAACAAAATCGATTGCTGGGGAATATGCCAGTGGGAGTCAACTTCATTCCCCAAGATGCTTTAATAGCTATCTCTGTTTCTACCGAATCAGCTCAATGGCAGCAGTTGCAAGAGTTTGGGACAAAACAAACCCAAGCGGAATTAAATAAGAGTCTGACTCAGTTACGCGATCGCTTTCTCACCGCCAATGGCTACAACTATCAGCAAGATATTCAACCTTGGATAGGCAAGGAAGTAACAATCGCTTTTTTGTCTCCTCAAAGTGATACCTCAACTCCAAATTCCACCCCGAATCCCCCAGCTACCACTGCCGCTCGGCAACAATCTATGGTGATGGTGCTGCCAATCGAAAACCAAGCAGCTGCCAAGCAGTTATTGGCAAAACCCAAGCCACTCAAACAGGGTAAATGGATTGACCGTAACTATCAGGGTATACAGATTAAAGAGACCCAAGGCTTACCCGCTCAAAATTACTCAGCTGCCGTGCTGGATCAACGTTTCCTGCTTGTGACTGACAATCCCCAAGCAACCGAGAGAGCGATTGATACTTATAAAGGCGGAGCTTCCCTCGCTCAAACTGCTGGCTACACCCAGGCGCTAGAAAAAATTGCTGCCCCTCAACGCTTTGCCCAGTTGTATGTTAATGTTCCAGCAGCTGCCAGAGTCGCCGCCGTCAATCCAGCCCGATCCTTTTCTCCCAAAGGTTTAGCTCAACTCCAGGACAATCAAGGTTTGGCAGCAACAATTAACCTAGAACCAGAGGGAATCCGATTTAAGAGTATTTCTTGGTTGAAGCCAAATAGCGAGCGCGTGCATGTAGTGGAAAATAAGGCGGGTAAAATGCAGAGCCGCCTCCCATCTGAAACATTGATGATGGTATCAGGTGGAAATTTGCAGCGGTTATGGCAGGACTACAGCCGGGGAGCACAATCTAATCCACTCGCGCCCATCCGACCAGAGGAACTACGAGGGGGTATCAAGTCTCTTACAGGTCTAGATTTGGAGCAGGATTTGCTCAGCTGGATGGACGGTGAATTTTCTCTAGCTGTAATTCCAGCTGCCCCAAAAACAGGTACTCCTGAAAATTTTGCCCTTTCGTTGGTGCTGATGGTACAGGCAGACGATCGCGCTAAGGCTGAAAAAAGCTTTCAGCAGCTAGATCAGGTGATGAACCGCCAATATCAGTTCCAGATCCAAAAAACACAAGTGGGAAGTCAACCCGTTGTCAATTGGATTGCACCCTTTGGCACATTAACGGCTACTCATGGATGGTTGGATGGAAATGTAGCTTTCTTGGCGCTGGGTGCACCCGTGGCTGAGAGAATTATCCCCAACCCTACGTCAACTCTGGCGAGTACTGAACAATTTCAAAAAACAGTCCCCTCGGAACTCAGTCCTAATAATGGTCAGTTTTTCTTGAATGTGGAACCTACGGTAAAAGCCTTGCCCTTACCTCAATTCTTCTCAGGTCAACAATTATTGTTCGACGCTACACGCTCAATCGGAGTGACATCAGCGGTAAGTGACAATCGCAGTATTCGCTACGACATTTTTTTCTCACTCAAAAAGGCTGGGAAGTAG
- a CDS encoding MnmC family methyltransferase, translating to MKQDAGNLRLQLTADGSFTFFSSEFGEAFHSHYGACQEAQWKFVEPTHLRQKAQQSQSLRLLDVCYGLGYNTAAALATIWTVNPNCYVEIVSLEFNPAVPQAAIAHHLLDSWFQPIPQILTQLANAYQVQTESLQATLLIGDARSTIRLVQESGFQADAIFLDPFSPLICPQLWTVEFLDSVAKCLNLSGRLATYSCAAAVRTALIAAGLKIGSTPPVGRRSPGTVASWVDVDLPALSWQEQEHLLTRAAIPYREPILGDSGDLILQRRLEEQHTSSLEPTSHWKKRVYSGNGQVNRKSP from the coding sequence ATGAAGCAAGATGCTGGAAATTTAAGACTACAGCTAACGGCAGATGGCTCGTTTACATTCTTTTCTTCTGAGTTTGGTGAAGCGTTTCACAGTCATTATGGAGCGTGTCAGGAAGCCCAGTGGAAGTTTGTCGAGCCGACTCACCTAAGGCAGAAAGCTCAGCAAAGTCAATCGCTGCGGCTATTGGATGTTTGTTATGGTCTTGGCTATAATACAGCCGCTGCCTTGGCAACTATCTGGACAGTTAATCCTAACTGTTATGTAGAAATAGTCAGTTTAGAGTTCAACCCAGCGGTACCGCAAGCAGCGATCGCCCATCACTTACTTGACAGCTGGTTCCAACCTATTCCCCAAATACTGACTCAGCTAGCAAATGCATACCAAGTTCAAACAGAGAGTCTCCAGGCGACTCTGCTAATCGGTGATGCTAGGTCTACAATTCGGTTGGTACAAGAGTCAGGCTTCCAGGCGGATGCAATTTTTCTTGACCCATTTTCACCGCTCATCTGTCCCCAACTTTGGACAGTGGAATTCCTTGATTCAGTTGCTAAGTGTTTAAACTTAAGTGGGAGATTAGCAACCTATTCCTGTGCCGCTGCTGTACGTACAGCATTGATAGCCGCAGGGTTAAAGATTGGCTCAACTCCACCAGTAGGGAGGCGATCGCCCGGGACAGTAGCAAGCTGGGTTGACGTAGATTTACCAGCCCTCTCCTGGCAAGAACAAGAACACTTATTGACTCGTGCTGCCATTCCTTACCGCGAGCCAATTCTAGGTGATTCAGGTGACTTAATTTTGCAGCGACGACTGGAAGAGCAACATACTAGTTCTTTAGAACCGACCTCACATTGGAAAAAGCGCGTTTATTCAGGAAATGGGCAAGTAAACAGAAAATCTCCGTGA